The genome window CGCGCGCTATCTGAATGTCCGCAACCCGTGGGACGTGCGCGAGAATCTAACTGGCGGCGCGCGCTATCTGCGCGAGCAGCTCGATCGGTTTGGTTCGTGGGAACTTGCGCTGGCGGCTTATAACGCCGGTCCGGGCCGCATTGAGCAGTACGACGGGATCCCGCCTTTCCGGGAGACCCGCAATTATGTGCGAACGATCATGTCGACGCTCGATGGCGGCGCGGCTCCCGAAGTGCGGTCTCCGCCGTTACTCGCTGCCAACCCGTTCAGGAGGACAAAGCTGGTTTCCTTCGCTCGGCCGTCAAAGATCCCAGAAAACTGAGAACCCCACGCTCCAGGCGTAATACAAAGCTACCGCGACGATGACCGGTGCGCCTTTGAGATAGTTGATCTGCCAGCGAAGCCAGATCTTTGGCAGAAGCAGCGTCTTGTCGAGACGGGTGGCGAGGGCGGGACGCCACCTTCCGGCGCGCCAATCGTGTGCGGTTACCAGAACAGCGAGGACAGCGCACATCAGCGCCATGATACCGACGGCAATGTAGAGCGACGTCCAGGCGATGAGAGCTTCTTGCTTCATGATTCCTGGCTACCAGCGTGCCTCTTGCATATGGTGACCGAGCCCGAAGCTGTCCGATCCAGCTCACCGAACATCGCCTCGTTCCGTCCGAACCGCGTATGCTTGAAATTGACATCGCCGCTTTTCGCTTGATTGACGACGAGGGCTTTCATTTAGACCTCCGCTGCTTTCCGTATTTCATTCTGCGCCAGATCCCTGTTCGGCAATGAGAGCGCTATGTTGCGACATGTGGGGCGCCGGATGGCCAGCAGAGACCACCCAGGTAGTCCGAGCAACGCTCAACCGTAGGCGAAATCGAAGTCTCCACCGTTGCGTCGGTCTTCGAGCTTGCGGTGGTATTTTGCGATTGCGGAAGACGTGTTTTTTGCAATTCCGTTGCAGAGTTCGTCGCGAATGGTCTCGAAGGTGCCTTCGCAGGCAGCGAGCTCGCTTGGCAGATGGGTGGCCATAGCGATCGCAACGAGAGCCGAGGTCTCGCAGCACGGATCTTCATAGGAAGCTGGGTCCGAGAAACACTGAACTGTGATCGCAGCGCGGATCGGATCGATTTCGAGTCGTGCAGACACGGCATGGAACTCAGCGATCGGGAGCGATCCTTCGGCAATGCGTTCGAAGAAGCGGTTGCGATGGCTACGCCGGATGACCCCTTCGTTGACCAGCTTCCGCACGCTCACGCCGCGCTTCTGCATCTGATCTCTGATGAGGACCGAATATTCCTCCTGAAGCTGAGTGCAACTTTTAATCTCAGCTCGCTGTGACCCCTCGGACATAGTTCCTCCGATGCCCCGCCCTATGCATACGCATACCTTGGAAGAGGGTAGCGATGTTTGGCAAGTCAAACTTTATCGTTGAGAAATTACGAGCGCGCAAAAAACAACCGCCTCCCGGACACCGCAATGGCCGCCGAGACGCTCACTCAAATCAGTCTTTATCTCGTCCAATCTGGCATTGAGTGGGCGCGAAAGGCGAAGATAGATCCGCACTCGGCCGTCCAGCGGGAGCTGTCCCGCGAAAAGCTTGAGCTGTTCCTTGGTAGGTTTCGGGCGGGAGTTGATGACCTCAATAATCACGTCTTTCAGGCGCTGAAACTTCAACCTTTCAACCGTGAGGATTCGGATCGCGTCCGCGATTATCGCGAAGGGCTGCTCGCCCATCAGCAACTCATGCACAACCTCGCTGTCGTCTGACATAGAAGCTCCTCGCCCCCTCAAATCTTTGTGCGGGCGCGCCCTGTCAGCGGCTCGAAAGGTCAGAGAATCAGATTTTGTGTTTAGATGGGGGAGGTGGCTCTGCATACAGGCCAGCTGGCTCTGTATTCGGTCCATCGTGGGCCCGATTTCTTGCCAGGTAGGCACACTGGCGTAGCCAAGTGGCTTCGTTTTTGCACCCGGTAGGGACGAATTTCGATGCCGAGCGGCCATACAAACGGTGATTCGAAGTCGGGTAAAGCTAAAGATACCCACGCAATAGTTGAGAAATGGTTCCCGATCTCCCCTTCTGGTCTTGGCGCATTGCGCCATTCGTCAAACCAGAAGGGAAAGACAATGAAAGCACTCGACCTCAAGAAGGGCGGCGCGAACCTTGCCGTCGCTTTGGCTGCAGCGGCCGGGATGAGCGTATTCGGAATCGATGCCGCGATGGCCGGTACCGACTCCACGTTCGATACCGCGCTGACGCAGTTCACCAACTTCCTCGAAGGCTCGGGCGGTAAGATCATCACCGTGCTGTCGCTTGCCGGCGGCATCGTGGCGCTTGCCTCCGGTCGCTTTTCGCTTGGCCAGGTCGCGATCCCGGTTGGTGTGGGGGTCGGTGCCGGCACGGGCGTGCCGATCGTCACCTCGACGATTACCGGCACGGTCTGATTTTTCGATCGGACTCTCACCACGGGATGCGGCCTGCTGATTGCCTCGCGAGACGCAGCCGCCCCCAAATTGGCGGTGACGACCTTTGGACCAGTATTCAATCCCAAGACACCTCGACGATCCCGAGTTGATCGGGTTCTGGACGCTTGATGAATTCCTCATAATGTTGATTCCATTCGGATGGGGAATTCTTGCGCAGCACATCGTTATCGGACTTCTCTTCAGTGTCGCTGCATGGTTTTTCTATCGCAAAATAAAAGCCGGGCGTTCGATGTATTGGGTTGTGCATTTTGCCTATTGGCATCTGCCGGGTGGGTTCTTTGGTCTGAAGGTCGCTCCGCCTTCTCATCTTCGTGTGATGGCGGGCTGAAATGGAACTTTCTCTTGCTCACGAGGCGTCGCAACGGACGCTGAAACAGCGCAATCTCCTCGCGCTCATCTGCATCGTTCTCGGCATCCTTGTGGTTGTGATGTTCACGGCCGCCTCGACGCGCGATCGGGAGGTCGTCCTGCAGCCGATCCTCCCGAGCGAAATGACGCTTAGCTCCTCGTCGGTCACGCCCGAGTATCTCGAGGCGGTAACACGCGACATCGCGCAGCTTGCGCTCAATCGCTCGCCTGAAACCCTCCAGTACTGGCTCGACGGGATCGTCGCCATCGCCGCGCCGGAGTCGCGCGGCGCGCTTAAAGCCAAGCTGATGGAGATCATGGCCGAGCAGGAAGGCTCTCAGGTCACGCAGTTCGTCACCATCGACTGGATCAGGACCGACCCCGACGAACTCACGAGCCAGGTCGGCGGCGTGCTCCATACGATCGTCGGTTCGCGCGACGTCCGCCGCGAACACAAGGTCTTCGAGTTCCACTGGAAATATACCGGCGTCTCGCTCCGTCTGAAGGGCTTCGGCGTCGTCGTGAAAGAAGGAGAGGAAGAATGAACCCGGTCATTTCCTCGCTCATGATCGTCTCCGGCGGGCTGTTGGCCTCGCGTCTCGACTGCTACCTTACGCGCTTGAGCGGCGCGGCGCTCATCGCAGGCGCGTTCGTCATCTCGGCTGCGCCCGCACTCGCGCAGGAACACATTCTCGCCGTCGACAACGGCGAGGTACGTTGTCAGGCGTCGAAATCAGACCTTACCCGGATCGCGCTCAAGGACGATCAGTTCGTCGCCGTGTCGCGCGTCCAGAGCGGTATCGAGGCCGAGGACTTCTCGATTGTCCACGAACCCACGCGCGGCGACATCTATCTGTCGGTGCCGGGAGGCTACACCAAGCCGAACATTTCCTTCTTCGGCACGACGCAGAAGGGATACGTCTACAAGTTCGACTGTCAGGTGTCGGGTGACGGCGCGTTGCAGGTCTTCGTGGCCAACGCGGATATCGAGCATCCGCAGCCGCAGGCCGAAACGCTGCAAGCTGCTTCGCTCGACGATCGTGCGGTGGGCCTCGTTCGGGCGATGTTCGAACAGCGTCCCGTGACGGGCTTCGAGATCAGCGACGCCGCTCGCGCGCCGGTGAACGTCGGCGACATCAAGGTCCAGCTGGTCAGCGAATATCGCAGCCCGACCATGACGGGCAAGGTTCTTCGGATCGAGAACACCGGAGCCGCTCCCATGACGCTGCAGGAAGAGCTCATCGCCGGCGACGGTGCGATCGCCGTTAGCATTTCAAACCGCGACCTCGCGAGTGGACAGGCGACTGCCGTCTATGTCGTCGTTCCCACAGGAAGGTAACTGAGATGGATCTCCTGAAGCGCAAACCCAAGGATCTGGATGCCGCCGGATATGACGAGCACGATGAGCTCGACGAGAGGGGTTCGATCGCGGAGAACGACCAGACCCAGAAGCGTCAGAAGATGCTGATGTACGGGCTGGTGGGCGTCATCGCGATCGCGGGTTCGATGTACGTCCTCGATACCGACGATACCATCGAACAGGCGATGGACGACGGTACCGAGACCACGGTCTCGACCGACGCCCTCATGAACCGCCAGCGTGTCGACCAGGAATGGGTCGCCATGTACGAGGGCGAGATCAACTCCCAGGGGCAGCGGCTGAAGGGCGTCGAGGCGCAGGCCGGCCAGATGATGGAGCTTCAGTCGCAGGTCGAGAGTCTGCGCAACGAGAACGCCGCGATGGCTCGCGATGGCCAGCGTGTTCTGGAAGCATATGAGCGCGAGAACGAGCAGCTACGCCAGCAGGCGAGCCGCGGGAACGCCCGCCCGAGTGCTCCGGGTCCGGTCGCCGCTGCACAGGCTTTGGGGGTCGCCCCCTCCTCATCGCCTGTCGCGGCGCCGCCGCAGCCGCCGCGGCGCGCCAACGATGTGCAGATGGTTTCTTTCACGGCGAATGGTGGCACGGGTTCGCGGATCGACGCTTCCAAGTCGCCCGCCATCTACACAGACTCTCCGAACTACTTGCCGCCCAACTCGATCGCGAAGGCGACGGTGGTCGTGGGGGTCGACGCCACCACCAACACACGCAGCCAGAGCGATCCGCTCCCGGTGCTTCTCCG of Aurantiacibacter atlanticus contains these proteins:
- the traL gene encoding type IV conjugative transfer system protein TraL, coding for MDQYSIPRHLDDPELIGFWTLDEFLIMLIPFGWGILAQHIVIGLLFSVAAWFFYRKIKAGRSMYWVVHFAYWHLPGGFFGLKVAPPSHLRVMAG
- a CDS encoding type-F conjugative transfer system secretin TraK — its product is MNPVISSLMIVSGGLLASRLDCYLTRLSGAALIAGAFVISAAPALAQEHILAVDNGEVRCQASKSDLTRIALKDDQFVAVSRVQSGIEAEDFSIVHEPTRGDIYLSVPGGYTKPNISFFGTTQKGYVYKFDCQVSGDGALQVFVANADIEHPQPQAETLQAASLDDRAVGLVRAMFEQRPVTGFEISDAARAPVNVGDIKVQLVSEYRSPTMTGKVLRIENTGAAPMTLQEELIAGDGAIAVSISNRDLASGQATAVYVVVPTGR
- a CDS encoding type IV conjugative transfer system protein TraE; translated protein: MELSLAHEASQRTLKQRNLLALICIVLGILVVVMFTAASTRDREVVLQPILPSEMTLSSSSVTPEYLEAVTRDIAQLALNRSPETLQYWLDGIVAIAAPESRGALKAKLMEIMAEQEGSQVTQFVTIDWIRTDPDELTSQVGGVLHTIVGSRDVRREHKVFEFHWKYTGVSLRLKGFGVVVKEGEEE
- a CDS encoding TrbI/VirB10 family protein, with protein sequence MDLLKRKPKDLDAAGYDEHDELDERGSIAENDQTQKRQKMLMYGLVGVIAIAGSMYVLDTDDTIEQAMDDGTETTVSTDALMNRQRVDQEWVAMYEGEINSQGQRLKGVEAQAGQMMELQSQVESLRNENAAMARDGQRVLEAYERENEQLRQQASRGNARPSAPGPVAAAQALGVAPSSSPVAAPPQPPRRANDVQMVSFTANGGTGSRIDASKSPAIYTDSPNYLPPNSIAKATVVVGVDATTNTRSQSDPLPVLLRITGPARSVYSEGRLLATRVQGCMVNGAAYGDLSSEKVYVKLQRMTCAQPGGRFAVSEVKGFIAFGGKVGVRGRVVSREGSLTTQAFLAGLVSSAGTALNGSFNAPIISGGREDPDASEVGLRALGGGAEQAGTTLSEYLIERAEQYQPVVEMPTGASVEVVFLDGTFIRN